GCACTCTTCCAGCACATCACTGCACTATTTGAGTGCACTGTGGCAGCTCTCATCACCTTACTTGTGAGTGATCCAGTCGGTGTGCTCTATATCCGTTCGTGTCGAGTACTGATGCTTTCTGACTGGTATACGATGCTGTACAACCCAAGTCCAGATTATGTTACCACAGTGCACTGCACACATGAAGCTGTCTACCCACTGTAAGTATTTACTCAGACTTAagatcattctttaaaaaatgataattataggTTGCATTCATTTCAGCAGATTGAGCACTGTGAAGTGGCTTCTAGGCACTGGGGGTATATACAGAAATGATTTTCTTCTCTTAAGGGATACATGTCTTTGCAGttgcatttttgtgtgtgtgtgtatgtatgtatgtgtgtgtgtatataaagatatatatattttaaagactatCACTATGCATTTACCATTATGTAACCTAAGAACAGGTTACTTAGTGTATGAGGCACAGTTGCTTTTGTTGTTAACATTTCTTTCATGACTGGATTTTTAATATCTGCATAGTATTCCAGCATAAATGTACTCTAAAATTTAATCAGTTTCCTattgttgaatatttattttctttctgagttttcttaaCTATGTGATTTAGTAAAAATGCTTGTTCATCAGGTTTTTGTATATACCCAATTGTTTCCCTTTGATAAATTTCTACAAGTAAAATTTCTGGATCAAAGGGTATAAACATTTTAGGACTTTTGATACACATTTCCAAACATTCTACTGGAAAGGAACTAGCATACACTTTCCAGCATTATATGAGTCTTTTTGGCCAACCCTCTACCAATCTGAATATTTGATGGGTAGACAATATACTTTTTAGACCTTTTTTAGgatctttgattttaaaatgatcaatgataaaaagacattttaaaacatatttttgatgctgtaattttctgtttcattttccagCTACACCATTGTATTTATCTATTATGCATTCTGCTTGGTATTAATGATGCTGCTCCGACCTCTTCTGGTAAAGAAGATTGCCTGTGGGTTAGGGAAGTCTGATCgatttaaaagtatttatgcTGCACTTTACTTCTTCCCAATTTTAACTGTGCTTCAGGCAGTTGGTGGAGGCCTTTTATGTAAGTCTGATGGGTAAAGTcagtatatttattatatgtgATAAACAGTATTTTCTCTGAGTATAATTTTGGACCTTTTCCTTTAAACTAGTTtggttattgttttttaatccttGAAAATAAACCATAGTATATATATTTGCTAAAACATATAAACATTCTTAATCAAAACTGATTTCTATTTAGAGAATACTCTGTATTTGAAGCTCATAACCTaaataggaaaattttaaaaacctgagcatagtttttaaaaaaactattttttacaTATACTTGATAGAAATTACTCTTGATAATATATACTATTTACTATTAAGTTAGGTCTTAGTTTTCTAAGTTCCTTTATGAAAAATGCTTAGGTACAGTAAAAAAATcctcaatatattttttattataatatagccattcattca
This DNA window, taken from Camelus dromedarius isolate mCamDro1 chromosome 5, mCamDro1.pat, whole genome shotgun sequence, encodes the following:
- the JKAMP gene encoding JNK1/MAPK8-associated membrane protein isoform X3, whose protein sequence is MAMLPLVLHWFFIEWYSGKKSSSALFQHITALFECTVAALITLLVSDPVGVLYIRSCRVLMLSDWYTMLYNPSPDYVTTVHCTHEAVYPLYTIVFIYYAFCLVLMMLLRPLLVKKIACGLGKSDRFKSIYAALYFFPILTVLQAVGGGLLYYAFPYIILVLSLVTLAVYMSASEIENFYDLLVRKKRLIVLFSHWLLHAYGIISISRVDKLEQDLPLLALVPTPALFYLFTAKFTEPSRILSEGANGH